The following proteins come from a genomic window of Hypanus sabinus isolate sHypSab1 chromosome 9, sHypSab1.hap1, whole genome shotgun sequence:
- the LOC132399227 gene encoding uncharacterized protein LOC132399227 isoform X2 — protein MEIQDVGKLQYVKVRYDRNEPGQSGKGKQRTGRVGCKVALEPQGVSSRLMKQCHHMATNKDPAYLHSTTSSDNSDQVFSHQQPSFSLQKTLRYESPIQLMEKSSPGVQLEFCSQENQISLTGTTKRQPASSTPFKNKDFFKERTGIDNRSKVNDENTQNFTYTAETNMSKKIDKFICSEDIQSNCAKLSPNDDGCCGEIDQLLPGRFMEDVVQSDSLGSRSEKEWSEAYNSSKCILEVPHFVHSPLKMASDIEHKPMMAEMQYPPENSIHSIDRNIEFMENARTSLLQEGKLTAEITTGLIPSVINNPESLPSSESNSGWGVEELNHTEPLKKVGKDQVKEPMMSEVSKTDDSPKEGNSATELTDQNATCKTRETNTMDESTHSAKQNETTISSIKTDINLCDGFENAIQTIKDRDHCKLEDLCQYYSGLPSDVDLELNA, from the exons ATGGAAATTCAGGATGTTGGAAAACTTCAATACGTCAAAGTTAGATATGACAGAAATGAACCTG ggCAAAGTGGAAAAGGCAAACAAAGAACTGGTAGAGTTGGCTGTAAAGTTGCACTTGAACCACAAGGTGTTTCTTCAAGATTAATGAAGCAATGTCATCATATGGCAACTAATAAAGATCCTGCATACCTCCACAGCACTACATCTTCAGATAACTCAGATCAAGTATTTTCTCATCAACAGCCATCATTTAGTTTGCAGAAAACATTAAGATATGAATCTCCAATTCAGTTGATGGAAAAGTCATCTCCTGGAGTTCAGCTGGAATTTTGCTCACAAGAAAATCAGATTTCTTTAACAGGAACCACAAAAAGACAGCCAGCATCCAGTACCCCATTTAAAAATAAAGACTTTTTCAAAGAAAGAACTGGTATAGACAATAGGAGCAAGGTCAATGATGAGAACACACAGAACTTTACCTACACAGCTGAGACAAACATGTCAAAGAAAATCGACAAGTTTATCTGTTCTGAAGACATACAATCCAACTGTGCAAAACTATCACCAAATGATGATGGATGTTGTGGGGAAATAGATCAACTGCTTCCAGGTCGCTTCATGGAAGATGTAGTACAATCAGACTCGCTTGGTAGCAGATCAGAAAAAGAATGGAGTGAGGCATACAACAGTTCCAAATGCATACTGGAGGTACCGCATTTTGTTCACAGTCCTTTGAAGATGGCTAGTGATATTGAGCATAAACCAATGATGGCAGAAATGCAATATCCACCTGAAAACTCAATCCACTCCATTGATAGAAATATTGAATTCATGGAAAATGCAAGGACAAGCTTGTTGCAGGAAGGAAAACTGACGGCAGAGATAACTACGGGTTTGATACCATCAGTAATAAACAATCCTGAAAGCTTACCAAGTTCTGAAAGTAATTCTGGATGGGGTGTAGAAGAGCTGAATCATACTGAACCTTTAAAGAAAGTTGGAAAAGATCAAGTTAAAGAACCAATGATGTCTGAAGTATCAAAAACTGATGATTCACCAAAAGAAGGAAATTCAGCTACTGAACTGACTGACCAAAATGCTACATGTAAAACAAGGGAAACTAATACAATG GATGAGAGTACTCATTCTGCCAAGCAAAATGAAACAACTATAAGCAGTATTAAAACAGATATCAACCTGTGCGATGGTTTTGAAAACGCTATCCAAACCATTAAGGATAGAGATCATTGCAAGTTAGAGGATCTCTGTCAGTATTATAGTGGTCTGCCTAG CGATGTGGACCTGGAATTGAATGCCTGA
- the LOC132399227 gene encoding uncharacterized protein LOC132399227 isoform X1: MEIQDVGKLQYVKVRYDRNEPGNGWYLKDIVIRNCSNAVTAYVFHCNMWFSSQTSGKHSFQKFVPYFATDKKDGKNIQIDCESLTEKGQSGKGKQRTGRVGCKVALEPQGVSSRLMKQCHHMATNKDPAYLHSTTSSDNSDQVFSHQQPSFSLQKTLRYESPIQLMEKSSPGVQLEFCSQENQISLTGTTKRQPASSTPFKNKDFFKERTGIDNRSKVNDENTQNFTYTAETNMSKKIDKFICSEDIQSNCAKLSPNDDGCCGEIDQLLPGRFMEDVVQSDSLGSRSEKEWSEAYNSSKCILEVPHFVHSPLKMASDIEHKPMMAEMQYPPENSIHSIDRNIEFMENARTSLLQEGKLTAEITTGLIPSVINNPESLPSSESNSGWGVEELNHTEPLKKVGKDQVKEPMMSEVSKTDDSPKEGNSATELTDQNATCKTRETNTMDESTHSAKQNETTISSIKTDINLCDGFENAIQTIKDRDHCKLEDLCQYYSGLPSDVDLELNA, translated from the exons ATGGAAATTCAGGATGTTGGAAAACTTCAATACGTCAAAGTTAGATATGACAGAAATGAACCTG GTAATGGATGGTATTTAAAAGATATTGTTATAAGGAACTGTTCAAATGCAGTTACAGCATACGTATTTCACTGTAACATGTGGTTTTCATCGCAAACATCTGGCAAACATTCTTTCCAGAAGTTCGTGCCTTATTTTGCAACAGATAAAAAAGATGGCAAAAATATTCAGATAGACTGTGAGTCACTAACAGAGAAAG ggCAAAGTGGAAAAGGCAAACAAAGAACTGGTAGAGTTGGCTGTAAAGTTGCACTTGAACCACAAGGTGTTTCTTCAAGATTAATGAAGCAATGTCATCATATGGCAACTAATAAAGATCCTGCATACCTCCACAGCACTACATCTTCAGATAACTCAGATCAAGTATTTTCTCATCAACAGCCATCATTTAGTTTGCAGAAAACATTAAGATATGAATCTCCAATTCAGTTGATGGAAAAGTCATCTCCTGGAGTTCAGCTGGAATTTTGCTCACAAGAAAATCAGATTTCTTTAACAGGAACCACAAAAAGACAGCCAGCATCCAGTACCCCATTTAAAAATAAAGACTTTTTCAAAGAAAGAACTGGTATAGACAATAGGAGCAAGGTCAATGATGAGAACACACAGAACTTTACCTACACAGCTGAGACAAACATGTCAAAGAAAATCGACAAGTTTATCTGTTCTGAAGACATACAATCCAACTGTGCAAAACTATCACCAAATGATGATGGATGTTGTGGGGAAATAGATCAACTGCTTCCAGGTCGCTTCATGGAAGATGTAGTACAATCAGACTCGCTTGGTAGCAGATCAGAAAAAGAATGGAGTGAGGCATACAACAGTTCCAAATGCATACTGGAGGTACCGCATTTTGTTCACAGTCCTTTGAAGATGGCTAGTGATATTGAGCATAAACCAATGATGGCAGAAATGCAATATCCACCTGAAAACTCAATCCACTCCATTGATAGAAATATTGAATTCATGGAAAATGCAAGGACAAGCTTGTTGCAGGAAGGAAAACTGACGGCAGAGATAACTACGGGTTTGATACCATCAGTAATAAACAATCCTGAAAGCTTACCAAGTTCTGAAAGTAATTCTGGATGGGGTGTAGAAGAGCTGAATCATACTGAACCTTTAAAGAAAGTTGGAAAAGATCAAGTTAAAGAACCAATGATGTCTGAAGTATCAAAAACTGATGATTCACCAAAAGAAGGAAATTCAGCTACTGAACTGACTGACCAAAATGCTACATGTAAAACAAGGGAAACTAATACAATG GATGAGAGTACTCATTCTGCCAAGCAAAATGAAACAACTATAAGCAGTATTAAAACAGATATCAACCTGTGCGATGGTTTTGAAAACGCTATCCAAACCATTAAGGATAGAGATCATTGCAAGTTAGAGGATCTCTGTCAGTATTATAGTGGTCTGCCTAG CGATGTGGACCTGGAATTGAATGCCTGA